A single Anatilimnocola floriformis DNA region contains:
- a CDS encoding helix-turn-helix domain-containing protein, translated as MEPIAVEIRAEILAACDAGEGTRVVAVRFGVSESWVRRVKQQRRESNQLAPKTAASRQPEWKEWADWLVAKVTARPDIYLRELQAELQAERGEEVCLTTICNACRALELTRKKRR; from the coding sequence ATGGAACCAATTGCGGTGGAAATTCGCGCGGAGATTCTTGCCGCGTGTGATGCGGGTGAGGGGACGCGTGTCGTGGCGGTTCGCTTCGGCGTGTCGGAATCATGGGTGCGACGCGTGAAGCAACAGCGTCGCGAATCGAATCAACTCGCGCCAAAGACGGCAGCGTCACGACAACCCGAGTGGAAGGAATGGGCCGACTGGTTGGTGGCGAAGGTCACTGCTCGGCCCGACATTTACTTGCGTGAGCTGCAGGCGGAACTCCAAGCCGAGCGTGGCGAAGAAGTTTGCTTGACGACGATCTGCAACGCATGCCGTGCGCTAGAGCTCACGCGAAAAAAAAGACGCTGA
- a CDS encoding IS630 family transposase, whose product MPCARAHAKKKTLIASEQDRPDVAEKRERWRAEQPSIPPEKAVFIDETWAKTCMTRTYGRSLIGTRLIEKIPSGRWQTTTFLGAMRAAGFIAPLTVDGAINGELFLAWVRKDLAPALRPGDIVVMDNLSSHKVAGVREAIEAVGAEVRYLPPYSPDLNPIELAFAKFKKLLRDGARRTVDKLWDLCGALLELFNEEECRNYFKHCGYRYT is encoded by the coding sequence ATGCCGTGCGCTAGAGCTCACGCGAAAAAAAAGACGCTGATTGCGAGCGAGCAAGATCGCCCCGATGTTGCGGAGAAGCGTGAGCGATGGCGCGCCGAGCAGCCAAGCATTCCGCCGGAGAAAGCCGTTTTCATCGATGAAACGTGGGCCAAAACGTGCATGACGCGGACTTATGGTCGTTCGCTCATCGGCACACGACTGATCGAAAAAATCCCCAGCGGCCGCTGGCAAACGACGACGTTTCTGGGCGCGATGCGAGCCGCAGGATTCATCGCCCCGCTGACAGTGGATGGTGCCATCAACGGCGAGTTGTTTCTCGCTTGGGTCCGCAAAGACTTGGCTCCTGCACTACGGCCTGGCGACATCGTCGTGATGGATAATCTCTCGAGTCACAAAGTCGCCGGCGTGCGCGAAGCGATCGAAGCCGTCGGCGCTGAGGTGCGTTACTTGCCACCGTACTCACCCGACCTGAACCCGATCGAACTTGCCTTCGCGAAGTTCAAAAAGCTCTTGCGCGACGGAGCACGACGTACCGTAGACAAACTCTGGGATCTGTGCGGCGCACTCCTCGAACTCTTCAACGAGGAGGAGTGCCGCAACTACTTCAAACACTGCGGCTACCGCTACACCTAA
- a CDS encoding TolC family protein: MHFVSFHYKRFSRCRCCAGVLAMLFVALSQSDATAQPLSYRSYHLEQRSTVIRQPADFRSAPLPPSAPPPTVAKPGPDRFTPQRISLDDAIRIALENDRVVRVLAGETAVNSGKTIYDVAIANTVIDQRTARFNPFLTVNNNWDRLELPTAFPDPGDPTNTLIGGFRTDQHRLDVGVSKINPLGGQFDAGVNTVSQRFQPGVFPLNPQNTSSASIAYTQPLLQGFGRPANLAPVVLARIDTERSYFQLKDAVQTQVRSVIEAYWSLIAARIDVWATEQQVAQAKFAHQFAQQRFKVGIRNGSDQAQARTSLANFQANLINARNAVLQREAVLRNLLGLPPWDEVQLTPTTEPASERFEPDWLQIVELAAQQRPDLIELKLILEADEQQLIIANNTARPRLDAVALYRWNGLEGETPAGMRVSSGPGQFTDYTLGVNFSMPLGLRRERSQLRQRELILARDQANLQQGLHAASHELATTLRSLERAYEQYLAYREARAAAAENLKIQEGIFRGEFDATFSYLNVLLAITDWGNAVRNEATALTQYNTLLAELERQTGTILESHGVWFYEERYGSIGPLGRLARPVQYPARNGPLPNAERYPSGERPAEDFFQMTPPVRLPELRREELPPPAPQR, translated from the coding sequence ATGCACTTCGTGTCTTTTCATTACAAACGGTTCAGTCGCTGTCGCTGCTGCGCCGGCGTGCTAGCGATGCTGTTTGTTGCGTTATCGCAATCGGATGCCACAGCGCAGCCGCTGTCTTATCGCTCTTATCATCTCGAGCAGCGGTCAACCGTGATCCGGCAGCCTGCCGACTTTCGCTCCGCACCACTGCCACCCTCGGCCCCACCGCCGACGGTCGCCAAACCAGGACCGGATCGCTTCACACCGCAGCGAATCTCGCTCGACGATGCCATTCGCATTGCGCTCGAAAACGATCGCGTCGTGCGGGTACTCGCTGGCGAAACGGCGGTGAATAGTGGGAAGACGATTTACGACGTCGCGATTGCCAACACGGTCATCGATCAGCGCACGGCCCGCTTCAATCCGTTCCTCACCGTGAACAACAACTGGGATCGCCTTGAACTGCCCACGGCGTTTCCCGATCCGGGCGATCCGACGAATACGTTGATCGGCGGCTTTCGCACCGATCAGCATCGGTTGGATGTGGGTGTTTCCAAAATCAATCCCTTGGGCGGGCAGTTCGACGCGGGCGTGAACACAGTCAGTCAGCGGTTTCAGCCTGGCGTGTTTCCGCTCAATCCCCAGAACACGTCTTCGGCCAGCATCGCGTATACGCAACCGCTGTTGCAAGGCTTCGGCCGGCCCGCGAATCTCGCGCCGGTGGTGCTCGCGCGGATCGATACCGAGCGGTCGTACTTTCAGCTGAAAGACGCAGTGCAAACGCAAGTGCGGAGCGTGATCGAAGCCTACTGGAGCTTGATTGCCGCGCGCATCGATGTTTGGGCCACAGAACAGCAGGTGGCGCAAGCGAAGTTCGCGCATCAGTTTGCCCAACAGCGATTCAAAGTGGGCATTCGCAACGGTTCCGATCAGGCCCAGGCGCGAACTTCGCTGGCGAACTTTCAAGCCAATCTGATCAATGCGCGCAATGCAGTGCTGCAGCGCGAAGCGGTGCTACGGAACCTGCTCGGTTTGCCGCCGTGGGACGAAGTACAGCTAACGCCAACGACGGAGCCGGCCAGCGAACGCTTTGAGCCCGATTGGCTGCAAATTGTCGAATTGGCCGCTCAGCAACGGCCCGACTTGATTGAACTCAAGCTGATTTTGGAGGCCGATGAGCAGCAGCTGATCATCGCCAACAACACCGCTCGTCCACGCCTCGATGCCGTGGCCCTTTATCGCTGGAATGGTCTCGAGGGAGAAACGCCCGCAGGAATGAGAGTCTCTTCAGGTCCAGGGCAATTCACCGATTACACCCTGGGTGTGAACTTCTCGATGCCGCTCGGCCTACGCCGCGAGCGATCGCAACTGCGGCAGCGAGAGTTGATCCTCGCCCGCGATCAGGCCAATCTGCAACAAGGGCTTCACGCGGCTTCGCATGAACTGGCCACCACGCTGCGCAGTTTAGAACGAGCCTATGAACAGTACCTGGCCTATCGCGAGGCCCGCGCTGCGGCGGCGGAGAATCTGAAGATTCAAGAAGGCATCTTCCGCGGCGAGTTCGACGCAACGTTCAGCTATTTGAATGTGCTGCTCGCAATCACCGACTGGGGCAATGCCGTCCGCAATGAAGCCACGGCGCTGACGCAGTACAACACACTCCTCGCCGAGTTGGAACGTCAAACTGGCACCATCCTCGAAAGCCACGGCGTCTGGTTTTATGAGGAGCGGTATGGATCGATCGGACCACTGGGCCGACTCGCGCGGCCAGTGCAGTATCCTGCGCGCAATGGCCCGCTACCCAACGCGGAGCGCTACCCTAGCGGCGAGCGACCGGCAGAAGATTTCTTTCAAATGACCCCGCCGGTCCGTCTGCCCGAACTTCGCCGCGAGGAATTACCGCCGCCGGCGCCGCAACGGTAA
- a CDS encoding ABC transporter ATP-binding protein, whose amino-acid sequence MALIELRDICKTYDLGEVQVKALQHTNLTIEPGEYLALMGPSGSGKSTLMNTLGCLDRPTSGSYQLAGEEIATMSRDERAVIRNRRIGFVFQNFNLLARTTAVENVELPLLYCRGISARERRRRAIEKLKLVGLGERLDHHPSQLSGGQQQRVAIARALVNEPAIIMGDEPTGNLDSRTSREVIALFRELNEQQGITVILVTHDQHVARHARRVVVLRDGQVVCDTVDFDQALQALHSEGEGEPLSEAQPDE is encoded by the coding sequence TTGGCCCTGATTGAACTGCGCGATATTTGCAAAACCTACGACTTGGGCGAAGTGCAGGTAAAGGCACTACAGCATACGAATCTGACGATTGAACCGGGCGAATACCTGGCTTTGATGGGGCCTTCGGGGAGTGGCAAATCGACGCTGATGAACACGCTCGGCTGTCTCGATCGTCCGACGAGTGGCAGCTATCAACTCGCGGGAGAAGAGATCGCCACGATGTCGCGCGATGAGCGGGCGGTGATCCGCAATCGGCGAATCGGGTTTGTGTTTCAGAACTTCAATCTCCTCGCCCGGACGACAGCAGTGGAGAACGTCGAATTGCCACTCCTCTATTGTCGCGGCATTTCCGCCAGAGAACGCCGACGCCGAGCGATCGAGAAGCTGAAGCTGGTTGGGTTGGGCGAGCGACTCGATCATCACCCGAGTCAACTCTCCGGTGGTCAACAGCAGCGCGTGGCCATTGCCCGGGCTCTGGTCAACGAACCAGCCATCATCATGGGGGATGAACCGACGGGGAACCTCGATAGCCGGACGAGTCGCGAGGTCATTGCCTTATTTCGGGAGCTGAATGAACAGCAGGGGATCACCGTGATTCTGGTAACGCATGACCAGCATGTGGCCCGCCATGCCCGGCGAGTCGTGGTGCTGCGCGATGGGCAAGTGGTTTGCGACACGGTCGATTTTGACCAGGCGCTACAAGCCCTACATTCGGAAGGAGAAGGTGAACCGCTTAGCGAGGCTCAACCGGACGAATGA
- a CDS encoding efflux RND transporter periplasmic adaptor subunit has protein sequence MRRFVTIAVIILVLGGAAVAWQPLSNYMQLRSVPKWKTAKVTEGNISAVVNATGTVKPVLQITVGAFVSGPIAKLHVEFNEEVKEGQLMAEIDPRIYVAGVARDEAALANRRADVERAKAQLQQAIRDENRANTLREDDTAFIAQAEIDRVHFARLSLQAMVKVAETAVDQAQAQLDNSKLSLEYTKIKAPCDGIVINRKIDPGQTLAAQFQTPELFIVAPDMRKKMYVHAAVDEADIGLIKVAQEKKMPVTFTVDAYTDLFTGTVEEIRLSATTTQNVVTYPVLVGAANEQLKLLPGMTANLSFEVARREKVLKIPNSALRFFPAKQHVRTEDLQLLEGQVKENNIDPGDVQETGLSAEERAEIRKSRKVRHVWVSDGLKLRAVEVVAGLSESRYTELISGDLKVGDVLVTGIEPPKPWGG, from the coding sequence ATGCGCAGGTTTGTCACGATTGCGGTCATTATTCTAGTCCTGGGTGGTGCAGCCGTCGCCTGGCAGCCGCTGAGCAACTACATGCAGTTGCGTAGCGTCCCCAAATGGAAGACCGCGAAGGTCACCGAGGGAAATATCTCTGCCGTCGTCAACGCCACCGGCACGGTCAAGCCCGTGCTCCAGATTACCGTGGGAGCGTTTGTCTCGGGACCGATCGCCAAACTGCACGTCGAGTTCAACGAGGAAGTGAAAGAAGGCCAACTGATGGCCGAGATCGACCCGCGCATCTATGTCGCTGGTGTGGCCCGCGACGAAGCGGCGCTGGCCAATCGCCGGGCGGACGTCGAGCGGGCCAAAGCGCAGTTGCAGCAAGCGATTCGCGACGAAAACCGCGCGAACACGCTCCGCGAGGACGATACTGCTTTCATCGCTCAAGCCGAAATCGATCGCGTTCACTTTGCTCGCCTGTCATTGCAAGCGATGGTCAAGGTGGCCGAAACGGCGGTCGACCAGGCCCAGGCTCAACTCGACAATTCCAAACTGAGCCTCGAATACACCAAGATCAAAGCTCCCTGCGACGGCATCGTGATCAACCGCAAAATTGATCCGGGGCAAACGCTGGCGGCCCAGTTTCAAACGCCTGAGCTGTTTATCGTCGCCCCCGACATGCGGAAGAAGATGTATGTGCATGCCGCCGTCGATGAAGCCGACATCGGGCTAATCAAAGTAGCTCAGGAGAAGAAAATGCCGGTGACATTCACCGTCGATGCCTACACCGACCTGTTCACGGGCACCGTCGAAGAAATTCGCCTGAGCGCCACGACCACGCAAAACGTTGTCACCTATCCGGTGCTCGTCGGCGCTGCGAACGAGCAACTCAAACTCCTCCCCGGCATGACGGCGAACCTGTCCTTCGAAGTGGCCCGGCGTGAAAAAGTACTGAAGATTCCCAACTCGGCTTTGCGGTTCTTTCCCGCGAAGCAGCACGTTCGCACGGAGGATCTTCAGCTGCTGGAAGGGCAAGTGAAGGAAAACAACATCGACCCCGGCGACGTGCAAGAAACGGGTCTTTCGGCAGAAGAACGGGCGGAAATTCGCAAGTCGCGCAAAGTTCGGCACGTCTGGGTTTCGGATGGCCTCAAGCTGCGCGCGGTGGAAGTAGTCGCTGGTCTTTCGGAGAGCCGCTACACCGAACTGATCTCGGGCGATCTGAAAGTTGGTGATGTCCTCGTCACAGGCATCGAGCCACCGAAGCCGTGGGGAGGCTGA
- a CDS encoding ABC transporter permease codes for MISGFFITLRIATRALAKNKLRAGLTVLGVVIGIAAVTAMVSLGQSASQLVQGQLQGLGTNVVIVFPGNQKQGGGVHGAVSSLTAADSEAIVEHCHTIIASSPIVITQAQVVYGNANYQPRELVGVGEQFLTVRNWPVRRGGFFTDGDINSASQVCVIGHTVVSKLFQTSDPIGEKIRVKGVPFEVVGVLQTKGANMVGEDQDDVMLFPYTSMRRRLQGSEFDNVNAIMCSARSLTDMAEAESEINQLLAERHKINPGEPFDFDVGTTVEIANLLGVIIGTLTMMISSIAGISLVVGGVGIMNIMLVSVTERTREIGIRMAVGARGRDILAQFLMEAILLACLGGIVGFALGCAASVGVTMLINSLTSGTRWPIVISFNAAILAFFFAAAVGVFFGYYPARRASQLDPIEALRYE; via the coding sequence ATGATCAGCGGATTTTTCATTACGCTGCGAATCGCCACGCGGGCGTTGGCCAAGAACAAATTGCGGGCCGGCCTCACTGTCCTGGGGGTGGTGATTGGCATTGCCGCCGTCACGGCAATGGTCTCGCTCGGGCAGAGCGCTAGCCAGCTTGTGCAAGGTCAGTTGCAAGGCTTAGGGACCAATGTCGTCATCGTCTTTCCCGGCAATCAAAAGCAAGGGGGCGGTGTACATGGCGCCGTGTCTTCGCTGACGGCAGCTGATTCCGAGGCCATCGTCGAGCATTGCCACACGATCATTGCCAGTTCCCCGATCGTCATTACTCAGGCCCAGGTCGTGTACGGCAACGCCAACTACCAGCCGCGGGAACTGGTCGGCGTGGGGGAGCAATTCCTGACGGTCCGGAATTGGCCAGTGCGGCGGGGCGGCTTTTTCACCGATGGCGACATCAATTCTGCCTCGCAGGTCTGCGTCATTGGCCACACGGTCGTCAGCAAGCTGTTTCAAACGTCCGACCCGATCGGCGAGAAAATTCGCGTTAAGGGCGTGCCGTTCGAAGTTGTCGGCGTGTTGCAAACCAAGGGGGCCAACATGGTGGGAGAGGATCAGGACGATGTGATGCTGTTCCCCTACACTTCCATGCGCCGCCGACTGCAGGGAAGCGAGTTCGACAACGTCAATGCCATCATGTGTTCCGCCCGCTCGCTGACCGACATGGCTGAAGCCGAAAGCGAAATCAATCAACTGCTGGCCGAACGGCACAAAATCAACCCCGGCGAACCTTTCGATTTCGACGTGGGCACGACGGTTGAAATCGCCAATCTGTTGGGCGTGATCATTGGTACGTTGACAATGATGATCTCGTCGATCGCCGGCATCTCCCTGGTGGTCGGCGGCGTGGGCATTATGAATATCATGCTCGTCAGCGTCACCGAACGAACCCGCGAAATCGGCATCCGCATGGCCGTCGGAGCCCGCGGCCGAGACATCCTCGCGCAGTTCCTGATGGAAGCCATCCTACTCGCCTGCCTCGGCGGTATCGTCGGTTTTGCCCTCGGTTGCGCCGCTTCCGTCGGTGTAACCATGCTCATCAACTCGCTCACCTCTGGCACTCGGTGGCCGATCGTGATCAGTTTCAACGCAGCGATCCTCGCCTTCTTCTTCGCCGCCGCCGTGGGAGTTTTTTTTGGCTACTACCCAGCACGCAGGGCGAGTCAGTTAGACCCGATTGAAGCCTTAAGGTATGAGTGA
- a CDS encoding alkene reductase, translated as MTALLDPLVIGDWKLPNRVVLSPLTRTRASSGRVPNAMMAEYYRQRAGAGLMLTEATSVTPMGVGYPNTPGVWSREQIEGWKLVTRAVHEAGGRILLQLWHVGRISDPSYLGGELPVAPSARAPAGHVHLLRPERPFVLPRPLQLAEMPGIVAAYKQGAVNAQEAGFDGVEVHGANGYLLDQFLQDSSNERTDEYGGSIENRARLLLEVTDAVIGVWGVNRVGVHLSPRGDMYSMGDSNPAATFGYVAEQLGQRRIAFIMARESIGPNRIGPELKRKFGGIYIANESFSFASANQAIESGEADAVAFGKLFIANPDLPHRFALNAPLNAPNPKTFYGSGPEGYTDYPSLDQPTAELQKKPIVVA; from the coding sequence ATGACTGCGCTGCTCGATCCGCTGGTTATCGGTGATTGGAAACTCCCTAACCGCGTCGTGTTATCGCCGCTGACGCGAACTCGGGCGAGTTCCGGCCGTGTTCCCAACGCAATGATGGCCGAATACTATCGTCAGCGCGCCGGCGCGGGGCTGATGCTCACTGAGGCCACCAGCGTCACGCCGATGGGAGTGGGATATCCCAACACGCCGGGCGTTTGGTCTCGCGAGCAAATCGAAGGTTGGAAACTGGTAACTCGCGCGGTGCATGAAGCGGGCGGAAGAATCTTGTTGCAGCTGTGGCATGTCGGACGCATTTCCGATCCGTCGTACCTCGGCGGCGAATTGCCCGTCGCTCCTAGCGCTCGCGCACCGGCTGGGCACGTTCATCTGTTGCGGCCCGAACGACCGTTCGTCTTGCCGCGTCCGCTGCAACTCGCCGAAATGCCTGGCATCGTTGCCGCTTACAAACAAGGCGCGGTGAATGCGCAAGAAGCCGGTTTCGACGGCGTGGAAGTGCACGGCGCGAATGGCTATCTGCTCGATCAGTTCCTGCAAGACAGTTCGAACGAGCGCACCGACGAGTACGGCGGATCGATCGAGAACCGCGCGAGACTGTTGTTAGAAGTGACCGACGCAGTCATCGGGGTGTGGGGCGTGAACCGCGTCGGCGTGCATCTTTCGCCGCGCGGCGACATGTATTCGATGGGCGACTCCAACCCAGCCGCCACGTTCGGCTACGTAGCCGAGCAACTGGGCCAGCGGCGCATCGCATTCATCATGGCGCGTGAATCAATCGGCCCAAACCGAATCGGCCCCGAACTGAAACGAAAGTTCGGCGGCATCTACATTGCGAATGAAAGCTTCTCATTCGCAAGCGCCAATCAGGCCATCGAGTCAGGCGAAGCCGACGCTGTGGCATTCGGCAAACTCTTCATCGCCAATCCCGATCTCCCCCATCGCTTCGCGCTTAATGCGCCGCTCAACGCACCGAACCCCAAAACGTTCTACGGCTCGGGCCCCGAAGGCTACACGGATTATCCGTCATTGGATCAACCGACTGCGGAACTGCAAAAGAAGCCAATTGTGGTAGCGTGA